One region of Sphingomonas kaistensis genomic DNA includes:
- the wecB gene encoding non-hydrolyzing UDP-N-acetylglucosamine 2-epimerase: MSPVIMLVVGTRPEAIKLAPVARALQAQGLLPHIVLTGQHSQLDPSAYGLAAHRFTRLQCPATGDPRVHAEAVANAIASLLRGAGRPGLLIVQGDTSSALGGALAATAAGVPLAHVEAGLRSHDLALPWPEEGNRVAIDRLSQLLFAATSDNAANLSAEGVTGEVHVTGNTAIDALFDVVSSLPPGSDGPGLPRLLVTCHRRENWGAAFTPIGLALIDLARFAWLRIEIVLHSNPAMAAAARLLLGGNPRIRLLQPMDHRAMVGAMRSAHILLSDSGGIQEEAPALGIPLLVLRSTTERPEGIATGNTLLVGNERGEIVHHVRRLLEDERAYRAMAVPAFPFGDGKAAPRIAALCRQWLTRQQTAEQALIA; the protein is encoded by the coding sequence GTGTCCCCTGTCATCATGCTCGTCGTTGGAACGCGCCCCGAAGCGATCAAGCTCGCGCCGGTGGCACGCGCACTGCAGGCGCAAGGCCTTCTTCCCCACATCGTCCTCACCGGCCAGCACAGCCAGTTGGACCCATCCGCCTACGGCCTGGCCGCGCATCGCTTCACCAGGCTGCAGTGCCCGGCCACGGGCGATCCGCGCGTGCATGCGGAAGCCGTCGCCAATGCGATCGCATCGCTCCTACGCGGAGCCGGGCGACCCGGCCTGCTGATCGTGCAGGGCGACACCTCCAGCGCGCTCGGCGGAGCGCTTGCCGCAACTGCCGCCGGCGTTCCGCTCGCCCACGTCGAGGCTGGCCTGCGCAGCCATGACCTCGCCCTGCCCTGGCCTGAGGAAGGCAATCGCGTCGCGATCGACCGGCTGTCCCAATTGCTGTTCGCCGCCACCAGCGACAATGCCGCCAACCTCTCCGCAGAAGGCGTGACGGGCGAGGTCCACGTCACCGGCAACACCGCCATCGACGCCTTGTTCGACGTCGTGTCCTCATTGCCCCCCGGATCCGACGGTCCGGGGCTTCCCCGGCTGCTCGTCACCTGTCACCGCCGTGAGAATTGGGGCGCTGCCTTTACCCCGATCGGTTTGGCGCTGATCGACCTCGCGCGGTTTGCGTGGCTGCGGATCGAGATCGTCCTTCACAGCAATCCCGCCATGGCGGCGGCCGCGCGCCTGCTGCTCGGCGGCAACCCGCGCATCCGGCTCCTGCAGCCGATGGACCACCGGGCGATGGTCGGGGCAATGCGCTCGGCCCATATCCTGCTAAGCGATTCCGGTGGCATACAGGAAGAAGCCCCGGCGCTTGGCATACCGCTTCTGGTGTTGCGATCGACCACCGAACGGCCCGAGGGCATCGCTACCGGGAACACTCTGCTGGTCGGCAACGAGCGCGGCGAGATCGTCCACCATGTCCGCCGCCTGCTCGAAGACGAGAGAGCCTATCGGGCGATGGCGGTTCCAGCCTTCCCGTTCGGCGACGGCAAGGCCGCTCCGCGCATTGCGGCGCTGTGCCGCCAGTGGCTGACCCGCCAGCAGACTGCCGAGCAAGCGCTGATCGCCTGA
- the hrpB gene encoding ATP-dependent helicase HrpB, producing the protein MTTALPIHSVLPDLLDALRAGPRALLVAPPGAGKTTVVPPALLDQSWCTGQILLLVPRRLAARAAAEFIARSLGQQPGETVGYQTRLDSRVTKTTRLIAMTHGVYLSRLQADPELAGVSAVLFDEVHERSLDSDLTLALTLDAAEALRPDLRILAMSATLDSERFGALLGQPPLIRSEGRSHPLTLVHLGRDAAARIEPQVAAACRRALADTDTSVLAFLPGVAEIERTADAFGAMPADVVLHRLHGQVDPAAQRAALAAPAPGTRKLVLATSIAETSVTLDHVAAVVDSGLARRPRYDRGAGLTRLVTERASRAAVTQRAGRAARQRPGTAYRLWEEAAFNALPAHDPPEILEADLSSLLLTCLGWGEADPSRLPFLDLPPAAAIAEARHRLEALGAIAADGRLTDHGRAIARLPLEPRLAHMLIESADRGFGQAAADAAVLLTERGLGGNDPDLELRHRRWRGDRGKRAEGGRGLAKRWLRLTDAPPGRADRLAEAVAIAFPDRLSRRRDPSGEHWQSVGGRGFRLDPASSLASAQWLAVAEVAGAASGARILSAVAIDEADVLALFGDRIETRHDGAFDPVSASVTPTRSRRLGAIRLASGPDPSPDPQAIAAALVEGVAEHGLDLLPWNEEARALRARAAFAAAVDPTLPDLSDRALADRLDEWFAPLAEGRRRLSDIGGGALTQALQNLLGWDGQQRLDRLVPSHFRSPAGSAHPIDYAAPGGPTVEVRAQALFGLSTHPMVAGDQVPLTLAITSPAGRPIQTSRDLPSFWVGSWRDVAKEMRGRYPRHPWPDDPAAAVPTLRAKPRS; encoded by the coding sequence GTGACTACCGCTCTCCCTATCCATTCCGTCCTGCCGGACCTCCTGGACGCCCTCCGCGCCGGCCCGCGCGCACTGCTTGTCGCTCCGCCCGGCGCCGGCAAGACCACCGTCGTGCCGCCGGCCCTGCTCGACCAATCCTGGTGCACCGGCCAGATCCTGTTGCTCGTCCCCCGCCGCCTCGCCGCTCGCGCCGCCGCCGAGTTCATCGCCCGCTCACTCGGTCAGCAGCCGGGCGAGACGGTCGGCTACCAGACGCGCCTCGACAGCCGCGTCACCAAGACCACGCGCCTGATCGCCATGACCCACGGCGTCTATCTTTCGCGACTTCAGGCCGACCCCGAACTGGCAGGCGTCTCGGCGGTCCTATTCGACGAGGTCCACGAACGCAGCCTCGACAGCGACCTGACGCTGGCCCTCACCCTCGACGCCGCCGAAGCGCTCCGCCCCGATCTTCGTATCCTCGCCATGAGTGCCACTCTCGATAGCGAACGGTTCGGAGCCCTGCTCGGCCAGCCGCCGCTGATCCGCTCCGAGGGTCGCTCGCACCCGCTCACCCTTGTCCACCTCGGCCGCGACGCCGCCGCTCGGATCGAGCCGCAGGTCGCCGCCGCCTGCCGCCGGGCCCTCGCCGACACCGACACCTCGGTCCTCGCCTTCCTTCCCGGGGTCGCAGAGATCGAGCGGACCGCCGACGCCTTCGGAGCAATGCCCGCCGACGTCGTTCTTCATCGCCTCCACGGGCAGGTCGATCCCGCCGCCCAGCGCGCCGCCCTTGCCGCTCCCGCCCCCGGCACCCGCAAGCTGGTCCTCGCCACCTCGATCGCCGAAACCAGCGTCACGCTTGATCATGTCGCGGCGGTGGTCGACAGCGGCCTTGCCCGCCGCCCGCGCTACGATCGCGGGGCCGGCCTCACCCGGCTGGTCACCGAGCGCGCCTCCCGCGCCGCCGTCACCCAGCGCGCCGGCCGCGCCGCCCGCCAGCGTCCCGGCACCGCCTATCGCCTGTGGGAAGAAGCCGCCTTCAACGCGCTTCCTGCTCACGACCCGCCCGAGATCCTCGAAGCCGATCTCTCCAGCCTCCTCCTCACCTGCCTCGGCTGGGGCGAGGCCGATCCATCGCGGCTGCCGTTCCTCGATCTTCCGCCCGCCGCCGCGATCGCCGAAGCAAGGCACCGGCTCGAAGCGCTTGGGGCCATCGCCGCCGATGGCCGACTGACCGACCACGGCCGCGCCATCGCCCGGCTGCCGCTCGAACCGCGGCTTGCCCACATGCTGATCGAAAGCGCCGACCGCGGTTTCGGCCAAGCCGCCGCCGATGCCGCCGTCCTCCTCACCGAACGAGGCCTCGGCGGCAACGATCCCGATCTCGAACTCCGCCACCGTCGCTGGCGCGGCGACCGCGGCAAGCGGGCCGAGGGAGGTCGCGGCCTGGCCAAGCGCTGGCTGAGGCTGACCGATGCTCCTCCCGGCCGCGCCGACCGCCTTGCCGAGGCCGTTGCAATCGCCTTCCCCGACCGCCTGTCGCGTCGCCGCGATCCTTCGGGCGAGCATTGGCAGTCGGTCGGCGGCCGCGGCTTCCGGCTCGACCCCGCTTCCTCGCTCGCTTCGGCGCAATGGCTGGCGGTGGCCGAGGTCGCCGGCGCCGCATCGGGCGCGCGCATCCTGTCGGCCGTGGCGATCGACGAGGCCGACGTCCTGGCCCTGTTTGGGGATCGGATCGAAACCCGCCACGACGGGGCCTTCGATCCCGTCAGCGCCAGTGTCACCCCCACCCGCAGTCGCCGCCTCGGGGCGATCCGTCTCGCCTCCGGTCCCGATCCCAGTCCCGATCCCCAGGCGATCGCCGCCGCTCTGGTGGAGGGCGTCGCCGAACATGGCCTCGACCTGCTGCCGTGGAACGAGGAAGCCCGCGCCTTGCGGGCCCGCGCCGCCTTTGCCGCCGCGGTCGATCCCACTCTGCCCGATCTCTCCGATCGGGCGCTTGCCGACAGGCTCGACGAATGGTTCGCACCGCTTGCCGAAGGTCGCCGCCGCCTGTCCGATATCGGCGGCGGAGCGCTGACCCAGGCGCTCCAGAACCTGCTTGGGTGGGACGGCCAGCAACGGCTCGACAGACTGGTTCCAAGCCACTTCCGCTCGCCGGCCGGGTCTGCGCACCCGATTGACTATGCAGCCCCCGGCGGACCGACGGTGGAGGTCCGCGCCCAGGCCCTGTTCGGCCTTTCCACCCATCCCATGGTGGCCGGCGACCAGGTTCCACTGACCCTCGCCATCACGTCGCCGGCGGGCCGGCCAATCCAGACCAGCCGCGATCTTCCGTCCTTCTGGGTGGGCAGCTGGCGCGACGTCGCCAAGGAAATGCGTGGCCGTTATCCGCGCCACCCCTGGCCCGACGACCCCGCCGCCGCCGTTCCGACCCTTCGCGCAAAGCCACGCTCTTGA
- a CDS encoding NADH dehydrogenase ubiquinone Fe-S protein 4 has translation MPTARIIETDRKTTQSGRAKAGKWTLEFASDRAQRHDPLTGWVGNATTATQVRLAFETKEQAIAYAEKQGFDYHVVPAPPVKLKLQAYADNFR, from the coding sequence ATGCCCACCGCCCGCATCATCGAGACCGATCGCAAGACCACCCAGAGCGGCCGTGCCAAGGCCGGCAAGTGGACTCTCGAATTCGCCAGCGACCGGGCGCAGCGCCACGATCCGCTGACCGGGTGGGTCGGCAATGCCACCACCGCGACCCAGGTCCGCCTCGCTTTCGAGACCAAGGAACAGGCGATCGCCTACGCCGAAAAGCAGGGGTTCGACTATCACGTGGTCCCTGCCCCGCCGGTCAAGCTCAAGCTGCAGGCTTACGCCGACAACTTCCGCTAG
- a CDS encoding dual specificity protein phosphatase family protein, translated as MFEVRIENAPAALRLMEEGWPTCIISLVGDDLRFDLPQFGPKHFIARFHDVEATLPGYVPPSGDMLRAALKHAANLNDGDRLLVHCHAGKSRSPAMVIGILISAGLSASEAMSRVKALRPFVIPNRLMISILDDLLGQGGELVRVVEDHYKSLPAEAALPNRGGWNL; from the coding sequence ATGTTCGAAGTCCGAATTGAGAATGCGCCAGCGGCCCTCCGCCTGATGGAGGAAGGGTGGCCAACCTGCATCATAAGTCTCGTAGGCGACGACCTCCGCTTCGACTTGCCTCAATTCGGCCCGAAGCACTTCATCGCTCGCTTCCATGATGTTGAGGCGACGCTGCCAGGCTACGTACCTCCAAGTGGCGACATGCTGCGAGCTGCACTGAAGCATGCCGCGAATCTTAACGACGGCGATCGTCTCCTTGTGCACTGCCACGCTGGCAAGAGCCGGTCGCCGGCTATGGTCATAGGTATTCTTATAAGTGCGGGATTGTCGGCCTCGGAGGCCATGAGCCGGGTCAAGGCGCTACGTCCATTCGTTATCCCAAACCGATTGATGATCAGCATTCTTGACGACTTGCTCGGCCAAGGAGGCGAACTGGTGCGAGTTGTGGAAGACCATTACAAGTCGTTGCCTGCTGAGGCCGCTCTGCCCAATCGCGGTGGTTGGAACCTATGA
- a CDS encoding response regulator, protein MRIALLEDDSSLADLIGATVESAGHSCHHYADCRSAKVAFRQESFDLLLMDWHLPDGEGVHVLRWARQNLDPCPPVIMVTSRAEDEAVVAALDAGADDYVVKPIVPQVLLARLTALLRRTYKPAATGDRVETHYGVAFDHGQCTVTIAGETLTLTHKEFGLALLLFQNMHRPLSRTYLLEAVWGRNPDLPTRTLDVHISRLRSRLSLGDAGFKLTSIQSFGYRLEMTSLQ, encoded by the coding sequence GTGCGCATCGCGTTGCTTGAAGACGATTCATCGCTCGCCGATCTGATAGGGGCCACCGTGGAAAGCGCCGGTCACAGCTGCCACCATTACGCGGATTGCCGCTCGGCCAAGGTCGCCTTCCGCCAAGAAAGTTTCGACCTGCTGCTGATGGACTGGCACTTGCCGGATGGCGAAGGCGTTCATGTCCTTCGCTGGGCCCGCCAGAACCTCGATCCGTGTCCGCCGGTTATCATGGTCACGAGCCGCGCCGAGGACGAGGCGGTGGTCGCCGCGCTCGATGCCGGCGCGGACGATTATGTGGTCAAGCCAATCGTTCCGCAGGTGCTCCTCGCCAGGCTCACCGCATTGCTGCGGCGGACCTACAAGCCGGCCGCAACCGGCGACCGGGTGGAGACTCACTACGGCGTCGCCTTTGACCACGGCCAGTGCACCGTGACTATTGCCGGCGAAACGCTGACCCTCACCCACAAGGAGTTCGGCCTCGCGCTGCTGCTGTTCCAGAACATGCACCGCCCGCTCAGCCGGACCTATCTCCTCGAGGCCGTGTGGGGCCGTAACCCCGACCTCCCGACGCGAACGCTGGACGTCCATATCTCACGCTTGCGCTCGCGTCTCAGTCTGGGCGATGCAGGGTTTAAGCTGACCTCGATCCAGAGCTTCGGCTATCGGCTCGAGATGACCAGTCTCCAGTGA
- a CDS encoding sensor histidine kinase, whose product MIDSQEELRQRVITRYGLGESDEEAFNQLSKTVATIFDVPIALLTVLRRDRQIFQGVCGLTTGGTDRESAFCGHTVRQSEAMVVEDALADPRFADNDLVTGAPFIRFYAGAPITISGVAIGSLCIIDTKPRTITPAQRQQLADLAVVASNLIETRLGTFVAEKRELELKRTAQLLRVMLDNVDQGIAYFDSDLKLALWNDRFFELHGFDDEMKRRGTDAAEMLEKSLRWGLFGPDADEAMLPAMLAAIRHTVRSETEISTREGRTLHSVRLRLDDGQGFIVAVRDLTAERISNRAKDEFISTISHELRTPLTAIRGAIALLGASLGTGINDRARQMLDMAQKNAARLSTLIDDILDIERLTRGQTGYILVPLQMSEVIGDAVQQNEPFAERLDVRLEAVSGEPLSLTGDPGRLLQVLTNLLSNATRHSPPGSVVEVAGMRRDHLIRVEVRDCGSGVPESFVDRLFDRFSQAVDANRRGHGGTGLGLAISRAIVEQHGGRIGYEPRAGGGSCFWIELPAS is encoded by the coding sequence ATGATCGATAGTCAGGAGGAACTGCGCCAGCGCGTCATCACGCGCTACGGCCTTGGCGAGAGCGACGAGGAAGCCTTCAACCAGCTTAGCAAGACGGTCGCCACCATATTCGACGTGCCGATCGCGTTGCTGACGGTACTTCGCCGCGATCGACAGATCTTTCAGGGGGTCTGTGGCCTCACTACCGGCGGCACCGATCGCGAAAGCGCCTTTTGCGGCCACACCGTTCGTCAATCGGAGGCGATGGTCGTTGAGGATGCGCTTGCGGATCCGCGATTTGCCGACAACGACCTGGTCACCGGAGCCCCCTTCATCCGCTTTTACGCAGGCGCGCCGATCACCATCAGCGGCGTGGCGATCGGGTCGCTCTGCATCATCGACACCAAGCCGCGCACCATCACCCCCGCGCAGCGACAGCAGCTGGCGGACCTCGCGGTGGTCGCGTCCAATCTCATCGAAACGCGTCTCGGTACCTTTGTCGCCGAAAAGCGCGAGCTCGAGCTCAAGCGGACGGCGCAGCTGCTGCGCGTAATGCTCGACAACGTCGATCAGGGCATCGCCTATTTCGATTCCGACCTAAAACTCGCGCTGTGGAACGACCGCTTTTTCGAACTACACGGATTTGACGATGAAATGAAGCGGCGCGGCACCGATGCCGCGGAGATGCTGGAGAAGAGCCTTCGCTGGGGCTTGTTCGGACCGGATGCGGACGAAGCCATGCTGCCGGCCATGCTTGCGGCCATCCGCCACACCGTCCGGTCCGAAACCGAGATCTCGACCCGCGAAGGCCGGACGCTTCACTCGGTCCGCCTGCGGCTCGACGATGGCCAGGGGTTCATCGTCGCCGTTCGTGACCTTACCGCCGAGCGCATCAGCAACCGCGCGAAAGACGAGTTCATTTCGACCATCAGTCATGAACTGCGCACGCCGCTGACTGCCATCCGCGGTGCCATCGCCCTGCTCGGCGCCAGTCTTGGCACCGGAATCAACGACCGCGCCAGGCAGATGCTCGACATGGCACAGAAGAATGCCGCGCGGCTCAGCACCCTGATCGACGATATCCTCGACATCGAGCGGCTTACCCGCGGGCAGACCGGCTACATCCTGGTGCCGCTGCAGATGAGCGAAGTGATCGGCGACGCGGTGCAGCAGAATGAACCCTTCGCCGAGCGTCTGGACGTTCGCCTCGAAGCAGTGTCCGGAGAGCCGCTGTCGCTGACCGGCGACCCGGGACGCTTGCTCCAGGTCCTCACCAACCTTCTCTCCAACGCTACGCGGCACAGCCCGCCCGGCTCCGTTGTCGAGGTGGCCGGGATGCGCCGCGACCATTTGATTCGGGTCGAGGTGCGCGATTGCGGCTCCGGGGTGCCGGAAAGCTTCGTCGACCGCCTGTTCGATCGCTTTTCCCAGGCGGTCGATGCCAATCGTCGCGGCCATGGCGGCACGGGTCTCGGCCTTGCCATCAGTCGCGCCATCGTCGAGCAGCATGGCGGCCGCATCGGCTATGAGCCCCGCGCCGGCGGCGGCTCCTGTTTCTGGATCGAACTGCCCGCATCATGA
- a CDS encoding polyprenyl synthetase family protein, protein MTASVHPLNPAPSLDPLVALTAPDMNAVNRVILARMQSEVPLIPELAGHLIAGGGKRMRPMLTCASAALCQYPGSRHHMLAAAVEFIHTATLLHDDVVDGSGTRRGKRTANLIWGNPASVLVGDFLFSRAFELMVEDGSLKVLKILSRASAVIAEGEVAQLTAQRQIGTSEDTYLSIIEAKTAALFAAACHIAPVVAEAGEEAEEALNAFGRNLGIAFQLVDDAIDYTSEAKTSGKDLGDDFREGKMTLPIILAYARGSADDRAFWKQAVAGERTGDDDLAHAISLFHATGAIADTLERARTYARRALDNLAPFPAGKAKAALTQAVEFAVARAY, encoded by the coding sequence ATGACCGCTTCCGTCCACCCGCTCAACCCGGCGCCCAGCCTCGATCCTCTCGTAGCGCTCACCGCGCCCGATATGAATGCGGTGAACCGGGTCATTCTTGCTCGAATGCAGAGCGAAGTACCGCTCATTCCGGAGCTTGCCGGCCACCTCATCGCCGGCGGCGGCAAGCGGATGCGGCCGATGCTGACCTGTGCCAGCGCCGCGCTGTGCCAATATCCCGGCAGCCGCCACCACATGCTCGCCGCCGCGGTGGAATTCATCCATACCGCCACCCTCCTCCACGACGACGTCGTCGACGGCAGCGGAACCCGCCGCGGCAAGCGCACCGCGAACCTCATCTGGGGCAATCCCGCCAGTGTGCTGGTCGGCGATTTCCTCTTCTCCCGCGCGTTCGAGCTGATGGTCGAGGATGGCAGCCTCAAGGTCTTGAAGATCCTCAGCCGCGCCTCGGCCGTGATCGCCGAGGGCGAGGTCGCGCAGCTCACCGCCCAGCGCCAGATCGGCACGTCGGAAGACACCTATCTCTCGATCATCGAGGCCAAGACCGCTGCCCTGTTCGCCGCCGCCTGCCACATCGCGCCGGTCGTCGCCGAAGCCGGCGAAGAGGCCGAGGAAGCGCTCAACGCGTTCGGCCGCAACCTCGGCATCGCCTTCCAGCTGGTCGACGACGCAATCGACTACACCTCCGAAGCCAAGACCAGCGGCAAGGATCTCGGCGATGACTTCCGCGAGGGCAAGATGACCCTGCCGATCATCCTCGCCTATGCCCGCGGCTCGGCTGACGACCGCGCCTTCTGGAAGCAGGCGGTCGCGGGTGAGCGGACCGGTGACGACGACCTCGCCCACGCGATCAGCCTGTTTCATGCCACCGGCGCGATCGCCGACACGCTGGAACGCGCTCGCACCTACGCTCGCCGCGCGCTCGACAACCTCGCGCCTTTCCCGGCCGGCAAGGCCAAGGCCGCCCTCACCCAGGCGGTCGAGTTTGCTGTCGCCCGGGCCTATTAA
- a CDS encoding Hpt domain-containing protein, with protein sequence MRNETGLQFRLAQAKEACIERMQGTADWLIATDPSDRDALRQCGHRLVGTLGSFGFGDAARMASALERACDAEPEQVRLAALTLAETLRTLPR encoded by the coding sequence ATGCGTAACGAAACAGGCCTGCAGTTCCGCCTCGCCCAGGCTAAAGAGGCATGCATCGAACGAATGCAAGGTACCGCAGACTGGCTGATTGCCACCGATCCGTCCGATCGCGACGCCCTTCGCCAATGCGGACACCGCCTGGTCGGAACGCTCGGCAGCTTTGGGTTCGGCGATGCTGCGCGAATGGCCTCGGCGCTCGAACGCGCCTGCGACGCAGAGCCGGAGCAGGTGCGACTGGCCGCTTTGACGCTGGCTGAGACCCTTCGTACCCTGCCGCGATGA
- a CDS encoding NAD(P)-dependent alcohol dehydrogenase has product MVETIGYAAKHSFSRMKPFRFERDDPKPNELLIDVLYCGVCHSDIHQVKNEWANTIYPCVPGHEVVGRVAKAATNGKYKVGDIVGVGCMVDSCQSCAPCKEGDENYCEGPNGFLATYNGPFIPAAMAATGENMYGRDNTYGGYSSNIVCREDFVIGIPDALKPEAAAPILCAGVTTYSPMKHWGVKKGDKVGVIGLGGLGHMAVKLAKALGAEVTVFTRTEDKKDEAEALGASHVAMEKEVKKKADELAALPGTFDFILSTVPEKHDINPFIALLKRDKTLVIVGALEPMAGVDNSQVAFHRRSVAGSLIGSIAETQEVIDFCAEHGIAPEIEVIEIQDINKAMKKIEKGDVRFRYVIDMASLAKEEADED; this is encoded by the coding sequence ATGGTCGAGACGATCGGTTACGCCGCCAAGCATAGTTTCAGCCGCATGAAGCCTTTCCGCTTCGAGCGCGACGACCCCAAGCCCAACGAACTGCTGATCGACGTCCTGTATTGCGGCGTGTGCCACTCGGACATCCACCAGGTGAAGAACGAGTGGGCGAACACGATCTACCCCTGCGTCCCCGGCCACGAGGTCGTCGGCCGCGTCGCCAAGGCGGCGACCAACGGCAAGTACAAGGTCGGCGATATCGTCGGCGTCGGCTGCATGGTCGACAGCTGCCAGTCCTGCGCCCCGTGCAAGGAAGGCGACGAGAATTACTGCGAAGGCCCCAACGGCTTCCTCGCCACCTACAACGGCCCGTTCATCCCCGCCGCCATGGCTGCGACCGGCGAGAACATGTACGGTCGCGACAACACCTACGGCGGCTATTCCTCCAACATCGTCTGCCGTGAGGATTTCGTCATCGGCATCCCCGATGCGCTCAAGCCCGAGGCGGCCGCGCCGATCCTTTGCGCCGGCGTCACGACCTATTCGCCGATGAAGCATTGGGGCGTGAAGAAGGGCGACAAGGTCGGCGTGATCGGCCTCGGCGGACTTGGCCATATGGCGGTCAAGCTGGCGAAGGCGCTCGGTGCAGAGGTCACCGTCTTTACCCGCACCGAGGACAAGAAGGATGAAGCCGAAGCACTCGGCGCGAGCCATGTGGCGATGGAGAAGGAGGTCAAGAAAAAGGCCGACGAACTGGCCGCGCTGCCCGGCACTTTCGACTTCATCCTCTCGACCGTTCCCGAAAAGCACGACATCAATCCATTCATCGCCCTCCTCAAGCGCGACAAGACGCTGGTGATCGTCGGCGCGCTCGAGCCGATGGCGGGCGTCGACAACAGCCAGGTCGCCTTCCACCGCCGGTCGGTTGCCGGCTCGCTGATTGGATCGATCGCCGAGACACAGGAAGTGATCGACTTCTGCGCCGAGCACGGCATTGCACCGGAGATCGAGGTTATCGAGATCCAGGACATCAACAAGGCGATGAAGAAGATCGAAAAGGGCGACGTCCGTTTCCGCTACGTCATCGACATGGCCAGCCTCGCCAAGGAAGAAGCGGACGAAGACTGA